In Pseudoalteromonas xiamenensis, the following are encoded in one genomic region:
- a CDS encoding N-acetylmuramoyl-L-alanine amidase codes for MKINKIIIIFLVWSALFITQAHASNKIEGVRVWPSPESTRVVFDLSSKPDYSYFMLKNPYRLVVDFSDTDKLPSLPEVPDEHRIIKKLRYSSPKSKGGSRVVFDLSRTAKPVVFALAPTGPYKDRLVVDLYGTQMSAYSNESTNKKSESREKDRNIVIAIDAGHGGEDPGSIGPSGTYEKNITLQIAKRLVRLIDNEPGMEAKLIRTGDYFLKLNTRTVRARERKADFFVSIHADAFTRPEPSGSSVWVLSLNRANSEIGKWLENTEKHSQLLGGAADVIKDTENERYLAKALLDMSMDHSMKTGFQVAEEVIGELRKVTKLHKRTPQAANLGVLKSPDIPSILVETGFISNPTEERMLLSSSHQDKLARAVFNAIKGYYWQNPPADSLFASMRDDNPVKHTVKAGESLSVLASRYKVSVESLKRFNSLKSNTLFVGQVLTIPKA; via the coding sequence ATGAAAATAAATAAAATAATAATCATATTTTTAGTGTGGAGCGCGTTGTTCATTACGCAGGCGCATGCCAGCAACAAAATTGAAGGGGTGCGGGTTTGGCCTTCTCCTGAGAGCACACGGGTTGTTTTCGATCTATCGAGCAAGCCCGATTACTCTTATTTTATGCTTAAAAATCCCTATCGATTAGTGGTGGATTTCTCGGATACAGATAAATTGCCATCCTTGCCTGAGGTGCCAGACGAGCATCGCATAATTAAAAAATTGCGTTATAGTTCCCCGAAAAGTAAAGGTGGCTCCCGAGTCGTATTCGATTTATCGCGTACAGCAAAACCGGTGGTGTTTGCTCTTGCGCCGACAGGTCCTTATAAAGACAGGTTGGTTGTAGATTTATACGGCACTCAAATGAGTGCCTACAGCAATGAAAGTACAAATAAAAAGTCAGAGTCACGGGAAAAAGATCGCAACATCGTTATTGCGATTGATGCGGGGCATGGTGGTGAAGACCCAGGTTCAATTGGCCCTTCTGGTACGTATGAGAAAAACATCACGCTGCAAATTGCCAAACGTTTAGTGCGGTTAATTGATAATGAACCCGGTATGGAAGCTAAATTGATCCGTACGGGGGATTATTTTCTAAAACTTAACACACGAACAGTGCGGGCACGGGAACGCAAAGCGGATTTCTTTGTGTCTATCCACGCGGACGCGTTTACTCGACCTGAACCAAGCGGTTCTTCTGTATGGGTACTGTCTTTAAATCGAGCCAATTCCGAAATAGGTAAATGGCTAGAAAATACGGAAAAACACTCTCAACTATTGGGCGGTGCAGCCGACGTTATCAAAGACACCGAGAATGAACGATATCTAGCAAAAGCGTTGCTCGATATGTCGATGGATCATTCAATGAAAACGGGATTCCAAGTGGCGGAGGAAGTTATTGGGGAACTGCGCAAAGTGACCAAACTTCACAAACGAACACCACAAGCGGCAAACTTAGGCGTACTGAAATCACCAGATATACCTTCAATTTTGGTAGAAACAGGGTTCATCTCTAATCCGACAGAAGAGCGAATGTTACTGTCTAGCTCACATCAAGACAAACTAGCTCGAGCTGTGTTTAACGCAATCAAAGGCTATTATTGGCAAAATCCGCCAGCTGACTCATTGTTTGCCTCGATGAGAGACGATAATCCGGTTAAACACACCGTGAAGGCGGGTGAATCGCTCAGTGTTTTGGCAAGTCGCTATAAGGTGAGTGTTGAGTCGCTAAAGCGCTTTAACAGTTTAAAATCTAACACATTGTTTGTTGGGCAAGTGCTCACTATTCCAAAGGCTTAA
- the tsaE gene encoding tRNA (adenosine(37)-N6)-threonylcarbamoyltransferase complex ATPase subunit type 1 TsaE, giving the protein MNLLFSRALENEDATVAMGRQLADVLHLGGVIYLKGDLGAGKTTLSRGIVQGLGHTGKVKSPTYTLVEPYELERVNIYHFDLYRLGDPEELEYMGIRDYFSPETVCIVEWPDKGTGFIPKPDLAIEMRYVGDAREIAISACSSRGQELIEKLQSDENK; this is encoded by the coding sequence ATGAACTTGCTTTTTTCCAGAGCTTTAGAGAATGAAGATGCAACCGTTGCCATGGGACGTCAACTTGCTGATGTATTACACCTAGGTGGGGTGATTTACCTTAAAGGGGATTTGGGCGCGGGTAAAACCACATTGAGTCGCGGAATTGTGCAAGGGCTTGGCCATACTGGTAAAGTAAAAAGTCCAACGTATACCTTAGTAGAGCCGTATGAATTGGAACGCGTCAATATTTACCACTTTGATCTATATCGACTAGGTGACCCAGAAGAGCTTGAATACATGGGGATCCGAGATTATTTCAGTCCCGAAACGGTATGTATTGTTGAATGGCCTGATAAAGGAACGGGATTTATTCCAAAACCTGATTTAGCGATTGAGATGCGCTACGTGGGAGATGCACGAGAAATCGCCATTTCTGCTTGTTCATCTCGTGGTCAGGAATTGATCGAAAAACTACAAAGTGATGAAAATAAATAA
- a CDS encoding NAD(P)H-hydrate dehydratase — MKQFSANLPQKAYTAQQVRDNEALAAEQSGTTLSQLMQRAGSAVAAYVQSYCQSQELDGAYTVVLCGKGNNAGDGYIAAKLLKEVGLRVVVWSLFDPSLLKGDAQDAFKAFVDFGGDVTRKCPLDLDEAAITIDAVFGGGFHGQLPEAVQSAFDSIENASTYKVSVDIPSGVNGTTSEVSDNAFQADVTVTFIALKQGMLTGQARGCCGQILFAGLGVAKAFSKLVAGTSSFSSEVQHFRSIPVRAYDSYKHQLGHVLLIGGGKGMAGAIRLAAEACLRSGAGLVSVATHPDNVGAVLQGRYELMVHGVETAPHLHALLEKATIVVLGPGLGLDAWAKELFFACSEVTCPLVIDADGLTLLAQNPQALKATVVTPHLGEAKRLLDKNDVEYVHHRFELAEKVYQTTKAITVLKGPGTIIQGYERRNINRSGTPAMASAGMGDVLSGIIAALLAQQVPTFAAVCLAVYIHGLAAEEAAKDGALGLVASDLFSHIRRILG; from the coding sequence ATGAAACAATTCAGCGCTAATTTACCACAAAAAGCCTATACCGCGCAGCAAGTAAGAGACAATGAAGCATTGGCAGCAGAACAAAGTGGTACAACTTTGTCTCAGTTAATGCAACGTGCAGGAAGTGCAGTTGCAGCGTACGTGCAATCTTACTGTCAGAGTCAGGAGTTAGATGGTGCTTATACGGTCGTATTATGTGGTAAAGGCAATAATGCGGGAGACGGCTACATTGCGGCGAAGCTCCTTAAAGAGGTAGGTTTACGGGTCGTTGTTTGGTCGTTGTTTGATCCCTCGTTGTTAAAAGGTGATGCACAAGACGCATTCAAAGCTTTTGTCGACTTCGGTGGTGACGTAACGCGTAAATGCCCGCTTGATTTAGATGAAGCAGCTATCACAATTGATGCGGTATTTGGTGGGGGATTCCATGGACAACTGCCTGAGGCGGTTCAATCAGCATTTGATAGCATCGAAAATGCAAGTACCTACAAGGTAAGCGTTGATATTCCCAGTGGCGTTAACGGCACGACCTCAGAAGTGAGTGATAATGCGTTTCAAGCGGATGTCACCGTTACTTTTATTGCGCTAAAACAGGGTATGTTAACCGGACAGGCAAGAGGCTGTTGTGGGCAGATCCTGTTTGCCGGACTTGGCGTTGCAAAAGCATTTTCTAAACTTGTTGCAGGTACATCGTCTTTTTCATCTGAGGTGCAACATTTTCGTTCTATTCCTGTACGCGCATACGACAGCTATAAACATCAATTAGGGCACGTTTTATTGATTGGCGGCGGCAAAGGGATGGCAGGTGCAATCCGCTTAGCCGCCGAGGCGTGTTTACGCTCTGGTGCCGGTTTAGTTAGTGTAGCGACTCACCCAGACAACGTTGGTGCGGTGCTGCAAGGACGGTACGAATTGATGGTACATGGTGTTGAAACAGCGCCACATTTACATGCGTTATTGGAAAAAGCGACAATCGTGGTGTTGGGGCCAGGTCTTGGATTAGATGCCTGGGCCAAGGAGTTATTTTTTGCCTGCAGTGAGGTAACGTGTCCACTCGTCATCGATGCGGATGGGTTGACCTTATTGGCGCAAAATCCGCAGGCGCTGAAGGCGACAGTCGTTACACCTCATTTGGGCGAAGCAAAACGATTGCTTGATAAAAATGACGTAGAGTACGTTCATCATCGGTTTGAACTTGCGGAAAAGGTATATCAGACGACTAAAGCCATTACGGTCCTAAAGGGACCAGGAACCATCATACAAGGCTACGAGCGGAGAAATATTAACCGATCAGGAACGCCTGCGATGGCGAGTGCTGGGATGGGGGATGTATTGTCTGGTATCATTGCGGCTTTGTTAGCGCAGCAAGTTCCGACATTTGCAGCGGTTTGTTTAGCTGTGTATATTCATGGATTAGCAGCTGAAGAGGCAGCAAAAGACGGTGCATTAGGATTAGTTGCTAGCGATTTGTTTAGCCATATCAGACGTATATTGGGGTAG
- the queG gene encoding tRNA epoxyqueuosine(34) reductase QueG, which translates to MSTPTIDYRDLANQIKQWAKTLGFDDVGITGIDLSEHEQPFLEWLEKGYHGTMNYMEAHGLKRARPAELVPGTLRVISVRMNYLPPDAHFAKALSSPSTAYISRYALGRDYHKVMRNKLKQLGEQIKQHVAELGYRPFVDSAPVMERQLAENAGLGWRGKNSLLLNRQAGSWFFLGELFVDLPLPVEEVQKTEHCGKCTACLTLCPTGAIVEPYVVDARRCISYLTIEHDGPIPVEFREKMGNRIYGCDDCQLVCPWNRYGQLTQETDFLPRAKLKDRPLAELFLWDEVTFLKHTEGSAIRRIGHEKWLRNLSVGMGNADYDETIVSALESRRENATPVLLEHIDWALKQQATKYTEKNRKMARLIRIVEKGLPRDS; encoded by the coding sequence GTGAGCACTCCGACTATTGATTATCGTGACCTAGCTAACCAAATTAAGCAATGGGCAAAAACGCTTGGATTTGATGATGTTGGCATAACGGGCATTGATTTAAGTGAACATGAACAGCCTTTTCTTGAGTGGCTTGAAAAAGGGTATCATGGCACGATGAATTATATGGAGGCGCACGGCCTAAAACGCGCACGCCCAGCAGAACTTGTTCCAGGCACACTTCGCGTGATAAGTGTACGAATGAACTACCTACCACCTGATGCTCACTTTGCAAAAGCGTTGTCATCACCATCAACGGCCTATATTAGCCGCTATGCTTTAGGCCGCGATTACCACAAAGTAATGCGAAACAAACTTAAGCAACTTGGCGAACAGATAAAACAACATGTCGCTGAATTAGGTTATCGCCCGTTTGTCGATTCAGCCCCAGTGATGGAACGTCAACTTGCTGAAAATGCAGGACTCGGTTGGCGGGGGAAAAATAGCTTGTTGCTCAACCGACAAGCCGGCTCATGGTTTTTCTTAGGTGAACTGTTTGTTGATCTTCCGCTGCCCGTAGAGGAAGTTCAAAAGACTGAACATTGCGGTAAATGCACTGCGTGCTTAACACTATGTCCAACAGGGGCGATTGTCGAACCTTACGTTGTTGACGCTAGACGCTGTATTTCATACCTCACCATCGAACATGATGGACCCATTCCTGTCGAATTTAGGGAAAAAATGGGCAATCGGATCTACGGTTGTGATGATTGCCAGCTTGTTTGCCCTTGGAATCGTTACGGCCAACTTACTCAAGAAACCGATTTTTTACCGCGGGCTAAGCTCAAAGACAGACCGCTTGCAGAACTGTTTTTATGGGACGAAGTAACCTTTCTGAAACACACGGAAGGCAGTGCTATACGTCGAATCGGTCATGAAAAATGGCTTCGCAATTTATCGGTAGGTATGGGAAACGCAGACTATGACGAAACCATCGTGTCAGCCTTAGAGTCACGTCGAGAAAATGCCACACCTGTGCTTCTGGAGCACATTGATTGGGCACTAAAACAACAAGCGACTAAATACACTGAAAAAAATAGAAAAATGGCGCGCTTAATTCGTATTGTCGAAAAAGGACTTCCGCGAGATTCGTAG
- a CDS encoding response regulator has translation MELRRILAVDDEPFNLEIIEEILEDLDFELATAASGPECLEMVEAYNPQVILLDVSMPQMNGYEVCKALKANPNTSHIVVMFVSARGSVEERMEGYSVGAEDYIVKPFGHTELKSKLMNLNKLLEEKASLTQQIEDATNTAFSAMATSSEMGQIVNFIEQIGEIEDVNELAHALLRCLENFGLSSNLEFRIDDERRHYASSGVCSPIVIELFDILKGKGRLHEFTNRILVNYPVISLLILNMPTDDPDKRGRIRDHICFIVSVTEQQLRAILTRCRLLDQQRNLNDAIAMIHTKFHGMVTLLDKNRKENESVFKELQEEFENRIPTMGLDEDQEVFIFSKLDTSIQRSIAREGAIQDVKGAFKEIESDLALLAQHVNN, from the coding sequence ATGGAATTAAGACGTATCTTGGCGGTGGATGACGAACCGTTTAACCTCGAAATTATCGAAGAAATATTAGAAGATTTGGACTTTGAATTGGCGACGGCAGCCAGTGGTCCCGAATGTTTAGAAATGGTTGAAGCGTATAATCCGCAAGTTATTTTGCTGGACGTCAGTATGCCACAAATGAATGGCTATGAAGTTTGTAAAGCGCTCAAGGCGAACCCTAATACCAGTCACATCGTTGTCATGTTTGTATCGGCCCGAGGCTCCGTTGAAGAGAGAATGGAGGGCTATTCGGTTGGTGCCGAAGACTACATCGTGAAACCATTTGGGCATACTGAATTAAAATCAAAGCTTATGAATTTGAATAAGCTGCTTGAAGAAAAAGCATCACTTACCCAGCAAATTGAAGATGCGACGAATACAGCATTCAGTGCTATGGCGACCAGCAGTGAAATGGGGCAAATCGTCAACTTTATTGAGCAAATCGGTGAAATTGAAGACGTCAATGAGCTTGCTCATGCTCTCTTGCGCTGTTTAGAAAACTTTGGTTTGTCGAGTAACCTTGAGTTTCGCATTGATGATGAACGCCGACATTACGCCTCGTCAGGTGTGTGTTCCCCCATCGTCATCGAGCTGTTCGATATCTTAAAAGGGAAAGGTCGACTGCACGAATTCACAAATCGAATTTTGGTCAATTACCCAGTAATTAGCCTGTTAATTTTAAACATGCCAACGGATGACCCTGACAAGCGTGGCCGGATCCGTGACCACATCTGTTTTATTGTTTCCGTGACGGAGCAGCAATTAAGAGCGATCCTGACACGTTGTCGATTACTCGATCAACAACGAAACTTGAATGATGCAATCGCCATGATCCACACGAAATTTCATGGCATGGTCACGTTGCTCGATAAAAATCGCAAAGAAAACGAATCGGTGTTCAAAGAGCTGCAGGAAGAGTTTGAAAACAGGATCCCAACGATGGGATTGGATGAAGACCAAGAAGTGTTTATTTTTTCGAAGTTGGATACATCTATCCAACGTTCAATTGCTAGAGAAGGTGCGATACAGGACGTAAAAGGTGCATTTAAAGAAATAGAAAGTGACTTAGCTTTACTCGCGCAACACGTGAATAATTAG